In Sciurus carolinensis chromosome 17, mSciCar1.2, whole genome shotgun sequence, one genomic interval encodes:
- the Apc2 gene encoding adenomatous polyposis coli protein 2 isoform X4: protein MRSSVASYEQLVRQVEALKAENSHLRQELRDNSSHLSKLETETSGMKEVLKHLEGKLEQEARVLVSSGQTEVLQQLKALQMDIASLYNLKFQPPALGPEPTPRTPEGSPVHGSGPSKDSFGELSRATIRLLEELDRERCFLLSEIEKEEKEKLWYYSQLQGLSKRLDELPHVETQFSMQMDLIRQQLEFEAQHIRSLMEERFGTSDEMVQRAQIRASRLEQIDKELLEAQDRVQQTEPQALLAVKSVPVEEDPDSEVPTHPEDGNPQPGNSKVEVVFWLLSMLATRDQEDTARTLLAMSSSPESCVAMRRSGCLPLLLQILHGAEAGSGSRTGTPGAPGAKDARMRANAALHNIVFSQPDQGLARKEMRVLHVLEQIRAYCETCWDWLQAREAAPEGSGPGSAPVPIEPQICQATCAVMKLSFDEEYRRAMNELGGLQAVAELLQVDYEMHKRTQDPLNLALRRYAGMTLTNLTFGDVANKATLCARRGCMEAIVAQLDSDSEELHQVVSSILRNLSWRADINSKKVLREVGSMTALMQCVLRASKESTLKSVLSALWNLSAHSTENKAAICQVDGALGFLVSTLTYRCQGNSLAVIESGGGILRNVSSLIATREDYRQVLRDHNCLQTLLQHLTSHSLTIVSNACGTLWNLSARSPRDQELLWDLGAVGMLRNLVHSKHKMIAMGSAAALRNLLAHRPAKYQAAATAISPGTCVPSLYVRKQRALEAELDTRHLAQALGHLEKQGLPEPEPEPAPTKPLPSLRHLDGLAQDYASDSGCFDDDDPPSLAATAAAAEPASPAVLSLFLGSPLLQGQALARTPPLRHSSREPEKEAGGEAAVAAKAKAKLALAVARIDRLVEDISALHTSSDDSFSLSSGDPGQEAPREGRAPSGSPCRVPEGGRREAGSRAHPLLRLKAAHASLSNDSLNSGSTSDGYCPREHLQPCPLAALAEHQEDPLKGQARPSRLDLNLPGSQAELPARDLAAADVRIRTIKLSPTYQHVPLLEGAAGVGPRPLAQPGASPGARKQAWMPADSLSTVPEKLVAPTPMASKVLQKLVAQEGPLSLSRCSSLSSLSSAGHPGPSEGGNLDDSDSSLEGLEEAGPGEAELDGPWGAPGSTSLPVAIPAPHRSRARGLGVEDATPSSSSENCVQETPLVLSRCSSVSSLGSFESPSIASSIPSDPCSGLGSGTVSPSELPDSPGQTMPPSRSKTPPVPSGQPEASQFSLQWESYVKRFLDIADCRERCWPPSELDAGSVRFTVEKPDENFSCASSLSALALHELYVQQDVELRLRPPACPDRGGAGGHRRRDEASSRLEGPAPGGSRARAAASQELELLRECLGAAVPARLRKVASALVPGRRALPVPVYMLVPAPARDDDSGTDSAEGTPVNFSSAASLSDETLQGPPRAQPRGPADRQKPAGRAAPTRQAAGRQTKAGSTGKSTEQSRGTGRNRGGLELPLGRPRSARSNREGSRQGGSSGDGGLQSLCLTTPTQEAVYCFYDSEEDPQPAATAPPPQRASAIPRALKREGLALAKLPSTVPPPARTQPRLIADETPPCYSLSSSASSLSEPEPCERAASGPPGPEPASPKDPGRSRGQDSSPSPRAEEELPPRCLGSAMPRRRPQVPGPRRRKPRATRLDVRPAEVPRECTEEVAGSDPASDLDSVEWQAIQDGANSIVTWLHQAAAAATVEASSESDSLLSLVSGLSGGPTLPPSKHRKGRQPGAGAKVGSAQRPEKRGLATSKSSGHPRSPGDPAKTNHAQKTLPAEPAVLRGRTVIYVPSPANRAQPKGVPGPRATPRKMGNPGPTEPEAKAKAPSPGQQRSRSLHRPGKISEPAELSQPPRSATPPARLAKTPSSSSSQTSPASQPLPRKSPLATSAAGPLPGPGATPLPKTPARALLAKQHKTQKSPVRIPFMQRPARRGPLPPARATPEPGPRSRAAAEGGPGARGGRLGLVRVASARSSGSESSDRSGFRRQLTFIKESPGLLRRRRSELSSAESAASVPQGASPRRGRPALPAVFLCSSRCDELRAAPRQPPAPPRAPAARPGPGPGPGPGPGPRAPRRTSSESPSRLPVRTPAARPEAVKRYASLPHISVARRPDGGGARSPAPADATRRSSDGEARPLPRVAAPGTTWRRIRDEDVPHILRSTLPATALPLRGASPEEGPVGTPQRKTSDAVVQTEEVAAPKTNSSTSPSLESREPPQVPGGGAAAQGGEVDVPGPAKASATAPFVHEGPGVTVGGFPASRHGSPSRAARVPPFNYVPSPMATAATNDSAVEKAAITAPTNLLE, encoded by the exons ATGAGGAGCTCAGTGGCATCCTATGAGCAGCTGGTGCGGCAGGTGGAGGCCCTGAAGGCCGAGAACAGTCACCTGAGGCAGGAGCTTCGGGACAACTCCAGCCACCTGTCCAAGCTGGAGACGGAGACCTCAGGCATGAAG GAGGTCCTGAAACACCTAGAGGGCAAGCTGGAGCAGGAGGCCCGGGTGCTGGTGTCCTCCGGGCAGACCGAGGTGCTGCAGCAGCTGAAAG CTCTCCAAATGGACATCGCCAGCTTGTACAACCTCAAGTTCCAGCCACCCGCCTTGGGCCCAGAGCCCACTCCCCGGACCCCAGAGGGAAGCCCAGTCCACGGCTCCGGGCCATCCAAGGACAGCTTCGGGGAGCTGAGCCGGGCCACCATCCGGTTGCTGGAGGAACTGGACCGGGAACG GTGCTTCCTGTTAAGCGAGAtcgagaaggaggagaaggagaagctcTGGTATTACTCACAGCTTCAGGGCCTGTCCAAGCGCCTGGACGAGCTACCGCACGTGGAGACG CAGTTCTCGATGCAGATGGACCTGATCCGGCAGCAGCTGGAGTTCGAGGCACAGCACATCCGCTCGCTGATGGAGGAGCGCTTCGGCACCTCCGACGAGATGGTGCAGCGCGcccag ATCCGTGCTTCGCGCCTGGAGCAGATTGATAAAGAGTTGCTGGAAGCACAGGACCGGGTGCAGCAGACAGAGCCCCAG GCGCTGCTGGCAGTGAAGTCAGTGCCGGTGGAGGAGGACCCGGACAGCGAGGTCCCCACGCATCCTGAGGACGGCAACCCTCAGCCGGGCAACAGCAAG GTGGAGGTGGTCTTCTGGCTGCTGTCCATGCTGGCTACCCGTGACCAGGAGGACACAGCTCGAACGTTGCTGGCCATGTCCAGCTCTCCCGAGAGCTGCGTGGCCATGCGCCGCTCAGGCTGCCTGCCGCTGCTCCTGCAGATCCTCCATGGCGCCGAGGCAGGGTCCGGGAGTCGCACAGGGACCCCTGGTGCGCCGGGCGCCAAGGACGCGCGCATGCGAGCCAATGCGGCGCTGCACAACATCGTCTTCTCACAGCCGGACCAGGGCCTGGCGCGCAAGGAGATGCGCGTGCTGCACGTGCTGGAGCAGATCCGGGCCTACTGCGAGACCTGCTGGGACTGGCTGCAGGCGCGGGAGGCGGCGCCTGAGGGAAGCGGCCCTGGCAGCG CCCCTGTCCCCATCGAGCCTCAGATCTGCCAGGCCACCTGTGCCGTGATGAAGCTCTCCTTCGATGAGGAATACCGCCGAGCCATGAACGAGCTAG GCGGGCTGCAGGCGGTGGCCGAACTCCTGCAGGTGGACTATGAGATGCACAAAAGGACCCAGGACCCGCTCAACCTGGCCCTGCGCCGCTACGCTGGCATGACGCTCACCAACCTCACCTTCGGGGATGTCGCCAACAAG GCCACCCTGTGTGCCCGCCGGGGCTGCATGGAGGCCATCGTGGCCCAGCTGGACTCCGACAGTGAGGAGCTGCACCAG GTGGTGTCCAGCATCCTGCGCAACCTGTCCTGGAGGGCGGACATCAACAGCAAGAAGGTGCTGCGGGAGGTCGGCAGCATGACCGCCTTGATGCAGTGTGTCCTGCGGGCCTCTAAG GAGTCCACCCTGAAGAGCGTGCTCAGCGCCCTGTGGAACCTGTCCGCCCACAGCACGGAGAACAAGGCAGCCATCTGCCAGGTGGATGGCGCCCTAGGCTTCCTGGTGAGCACGCTCACCTACCGGTGCCAGGGCAACTCCCTGGCGGTCATTGAGAGTGGCGGCGGCATCCTGCGCAACGTGTCCAGCCTCATCGCCACCCGGGAGGACTACAG GCAGGTGCTGCGTGACCACAACTGCCTGCAGACGCTGCTGCAGCACCTCACCTCGCACAGCCTGACCATCGTGAGCAACGCCTGCGGCACGCTGTGGAACCTCTCGGCGCGCAGCCCGCGTGACCAGGAGCTGCTGTGGGACCTGGGCGCCGTGGGCATGCTGCGGAACCTGGTGCACTCCAAGCACAAGATGATTGCCATGGGCAGTGCGGCCGCCCTGCGCAACCTGCTGGCCCACAGGCCTGCCAAGTACCAGGCAGCAGCCACGGCCATCTCCCCAGGCACCTGCGTGCCCAGCCTCTACGTGCGGAAGCAgcgggctctggaggctgagctgGACACCAGGCACCTGGCGCAGGCGCTGGGTCACCTGGAGAAGCAGGGCCTGCCCGAGCCGGAGCCCGAGCCCGCCCCCACGAAGCCGCTGCCATCCCTGCGGCACCTGGACGGGCTGGCCCAGGACTATGCCTCCGACTCGGGTTGCTTCGATGACGACGACCCGCCCTCCCTGGCGGCCACTGCGGCGGCCGCAGAGCCTGCCAGCCCAGCTGTGCTGTCCTTGTTCCTGGGCAGCCCCCTTCTTCAAGGACAGGCCCTGGCCCGCACCCCGCCCCTGCGCCACAGCAGCCGGGAGCCTGAGAAGGAAGCTGGTGGGGAGGCGGCCGTGGCGGCCAAAGCGAAAGCCAAGCTGGCGCTGGCAGTGGCGCGGATCGACCGGCTGGTGGAGGACATCTCTGCCTTGCACACCTCTTCCGATGACAGCTTCAGCCTCAGCTCTGGGGACCCCGGGCAGGAGGCGCCAAGGGAGGGCCGGGCCCCATCCGGCTCGCCGTGCAGGGTCcctgagggtgggaggagggaggcgggCAGCCGGGCCCACCCGCTGCTGCGGCTCAAGGCAGCCCACGCCAGCCTCTCCAACGACAGCCTCAACAGCGGCAGCACCAGCGACGGGTACTGCCCTCGGGAGCATCTGCAGCCCTGCCCGCTGGCTGCACTGGCCGAGCACCAAGAGGACCCACTGAAAGGGCAGGCCCGGCCCAGCCGGCTGGACCTCAACCTGCCGGGGAGCCAGGCCGAGCTGCCCGCCAGGGATCTTGCAGCGGCCGACGTGCGCATCAGAACCATCAAGCTGTCGCCCACCTAtcagcatgtgccactgctcgaAGGGGCAGCCGGGGTGGGCCCACGGCCCCTGGCCCAGCCAGGGGCCTCCCCAGGGGCTCGAAAGCAGGCCTGGATGCCAGCAGACAGCCTGAGCACGGTGCCCGAGAAGCTGGTGGCCCCAACGCCCATGGCCAGCAAGGTGCTGCAGAAGCTGGTGGCACAGGAGGGGCCACTGTCCCTCTCGCGCTGCAGCTCACTGTCCTCACTGTCCTCGGCAGGCCACCCTGGCCCCAGTGAGGGCGGCAACCTGGATGATAGTGACTCTTCCCTGGAGGGGCTGGAGGAAGCTGGCCCTGGGGAGGCGGAGCTGGACGGGCCATGGGGGGCGCCTGGGTCCACCTCCCTGCCAGTGGCCATCCCAGCACCCCACCGCAGCCGGGCACGGGGCCTAGGGGTGGAAGATGCCACGCCGTCCAGCTCCTCAGAGAACTGTGTGCAAGAGACGCCCTTGGTGCTGAGTCGCTGCAGCTCCGTGAGCTCTCTGGGCAGCTTCGAGAGCCCCTCCATTGCCAGCTCCATCCCTAGTGACCCATGCAGTGGGCTGGGCAGCGGCACCGTCAGCCCCAGCGAGCTGCCCGACAGCCCCGGGCAGACCATGCCACCCAGCCGTAGCAAGACGCCCCCAGTGCCGTCGGGCCAGCCCGAGGCCAGCCAGTTCAGCCTGCAGTGGGAGAGCTACGTCAAGCGCTTCCTGGACATTGCGGACTGCCGCGAGCGCTGCTGGCCGCCCTCTGAGTTGGACGCGGGCAGTGTCCGCTTCACAGTGGAGAAGCCGGACGAGAACTTCTCCTGCGCCTCCAGCCTCAGCGCGCTGGCCCTGCATGAGCTCTACGTCCAGCAGGACGTGGAGCTGAGGCTGCGACCGCCTGCCTGCCCTGACCGAGGCGGAGCCGGGGGCCACCGCCGCCGGGATGAGGCCAGCAGTCGCCTGGAAGGGCCAGCACCAGGGGGCTCTCGAGCCCGCGCGGCCGCTAGCCAGGAGCTGGAGCTGCTGCGGGAGTGCCTGGGGGCAGCCGTGCCAGCCCGGCTCCGCAAGGTGGCCTCGGCTCTGGTGCCCGGCCGCCGCGCACTGCCAGTGCCAGTCTACATGCTGGTGCCCGCCCCCGCCCGCGATGACGACTCTGGCACCGACTCCGCTGAGGGCACCCCCGTCAACTTCTCCAGTGCCGCCTCCCTCAGCGATGAGACCCTGCAGGGTCCCCCCAGGGCCCAGCCTAGGGGGCCAGCGGACAGGCAGAAACCCGCAGGTCGTGCTGCCCCGACCAGGCAGGCAGCAGGCCGCCAGACCAAAGCAGGGAGCACTGGCAAGAGCACAGAGCAGTCCCGCGGTACCGGCAGGAATCGGGGAGGGCTGGAGCTGCCCCTCGGCAGGCCCCGGAGTGCGCGCTCCAACAGAGAGGGCTCACGCCAGGGCGGGTCCAGCGGGGATGGGGGCCTGCAGTCGCTGTGCCTCACCACGCCCACCCAGGAGGCTGTGTATTGCTTCTACGACTCTGAAGAGGACCCGCAGCCGGCTGCCACAGCCCCACCCCCCCAGAGGGCGTCGGCCATACCCCGGGCTCTGAAGCGGGAGGGCCTGGCCCTGGCCAAGCTCCCCTCAACTGTCCCACCACCTGCAAGGACCCAGCCCAGGCTGATCGCCGACGAGACGCCCCCCTGCTACTCCTTGAGCTCTTCTGCCAGCTCCCTCAGTGAGCCCGAGCCCTGTGAGCGAGCAGCCAGTGGTCCACCCGGCCCGGAGCCTGCCAGCCCCAAGGACCCAGGCCGGAGCCGCggacaagacagctccccaagccCGCGGGCTGAGGAGGAGCTGCCACCGCGGTGCCTTGGCTCAGCCATGCCTCGGCGCCGGCCCCAGGTCCCAGGCCCTCGGCGTCGCAAGCCCCGAGCTACCCGGTTGGACGTGCGGCCAGCAGAGGTCCCGCGGGAGTGCACTGAGGAGGTGGCCGGCTCAGACCCAGCCTCCGACCTGGACAGTGTGGAGTGGCAAGCCATCCAGGATGGGGCCAACTCCATCGTCACATGGCTGCACCAGGCGGCGGCAGCAGCCACTGTAGAGGCCTCCTCAGAGTCCGACTCCCTCCTGTCCCTGGTGTCTGGGCTGTCAGGGGGCCCCACCCTACCGCCCTCCAAGCACAGGAAGGGGAGACAGCCTGGAGCAGGGGCCAAGGTAGGCAGTGCCCAGCGGCCAGAGAAACGGGGCTTGGCCACAAGCAAAAGCAGTGGGCATCCCCGCTCACCTGGAGACCCTGCGAAGACCAACCATGCTCAGAAGACTCTGCCTGCAGAGCCCGCGGTGCTGCGGGGGCGCACAGTGATTTATGTGCCCAGTCCCGCAAACCGAGCCCAGCCCAAAGGTGTCCCTGGACCCCGTGCCACACCAAGGAAGATGGGGAACCCTGGCCCCACAGAGCCAGAAGCCAAGGCCAAAGCCCCGAGCCCTGGTCAGCAGCGGTCTCGGAGCCTCCACCGACCTGGTAAGATCTCAGAGCCGGCAGAACTAAGCCAACCCCCAAGGAGTGCCACACCACCTGCCCGCCTTGCCAAGACCCCATCCTCCAGCTCCTCCCAGACCTCTCCGgcctcccagcccctgcccaggaaGTCCCCTCTGGCCACCTCCGCCGCAGGTCCCCTGCCCGGCCCCGGGGCTACCCCGCTACCCAAGACGCCAGCTCGGGCCCTTCTGGCCAAGCAACACAAGACGCAGAAGTCGCCCGTGCGGATTCCGTTCATGCAGAGGCCGGCTAGACGGGGGCCGCTGCCGCCAGCTAGGGCAaccccagagccaggccccaggAGCCGGGCAGCAGCCGAGGGAGGCCCCGGGGCACGCGGGGGCCGCCTGGGCCTCGTGCGCGTGGCCTCCGCCCGCTCCAGCGGCAGTGAGTCCTCCGACCGCTCGGGATTCCGGCGGCAGCTGACCTTCATCAAGGAGTCGCCAGGCTTGCTGCGTCGACGCCGCTCAGAGTTGTCCTCGGCGGAGTCCGCAGCCTCCGTCCCCCAAGGCGCCTCACCCCGCCGCGGCCGGCCCGCACTCCCCGCAGTGTTCCTCTGCTCCTCGCGCTGCGACGAGCTGCGGGCGGCCCCGCGGCAGCCCCCCGCCCCACCGCGCGCCCCCGCCGCgcgccccggccccggccccggccccggccccggccctgGCCCGCGCGCGCCCCGGCGCACCAGCTCCGAGAGCCCATCGCGCCTGCCCGTGCGCACGCCTGCCGCACGGCCCGAGGCGGTCAAGCGCTACGCCTCCCTGCCGCACATCAGTGTGGCCCGCAGGCCCGACGGCGGCGGCGCCCGGAGTCCCGCCCCCGCCGACGCCACTCGCCGCAGCAGTGACGGGGAGGCCAGGCCGCTGCCCAGGGTGGCGGCGCCAGGCACCACGTGGCGGCGCATCCGGGACGAGGACGTCCCGCACATCCTGCGTAGCACCCTGCCGGCCACCGCCTTGCCACTCAGGGGTGCCTCGCCCGAGGAAGGCCCGGTTGGCACCCCGCAGCGCAAGACTAGCGACGCGGTGGTGCAGACGGAAGAGGTGGCCGCCCCCAAGACCAACTCCAGCACCTCCCCAAGCCTGGAGAGCAGGGAGCCGCCGCAGGTTCCCGGCGGCGGCGCCGCtgcccagggtggtgaggtggACGTGCCCGGCCCCGCTAAGGCATCTGCCACGGCACCCTTCGTCCACGAGGGCCCAGGGGTTACCGTCGGGGGCTTCCCTGCCAGCCGGCACGGCTCCCCCAGCCGCGCCGCCCGGGTCCCACCCTTCAACTACGTGCCCAGCCCCATGGCCACGGCAGCTACCAATGACTCGGCTGTAGAGAAAGCGGCGATCACCGCCCCTACCAACCTCCTGGAATAA